From the genome of Croceibacterium atlanticum:
GCTGGAAATCTTCGCCCAGCCTCCGGGAAAGAAGCTGCAATCGCTGACGTTGCTGTCGGGCGGCGAACAGGCATTGACGGCAGTTGCGCTGATCTTCGCCCTGTTCCTGACCAATCCGGCACCGATCTGCGTGCTGGACGAAGTGGATGCGCCGCTGGACGATGCCAATATCGATCGGTTCTGCGACCTGCTGGACCAGATGGTGAATGAAACGCAGACCCGTTACCTGATCGTCACCCATAATGCCGTGACGATGAGCCGGATGCATCGCCTGTTCGGCGTGACCATGGTTGAAAGGGGCGTCTCCCGCCTGGTCAGCGTCGATCTGGGCGGTGCGGAAGAATTGCTGGCCGCAGAATAATTGCACAGGCGGATCGCGGCATGTGCCGCAATCAACGCCGGAAATGCATGATCGGCGGCCGGTTCAATCCAGCACGGCACGCGGCCCCGGCCCCTTGGCGCCCAGGCGGTCATCCTTATTGTAAAGCTGGCATTTCTGCAGGCTCAGGCAACCGCAGCCAATGCACTGGTCCAACTGGTTGCGGGTCCGGGTGAGCAGATTGATACGTTCGTCAATCGCGCTGCGCATGCCGCGGCTGATCACCTGCCAGTCAGTCAGCGTCGGCGCCCGGCCCTGCGGCAATGTGGCGAGTTGTTCCTCGATCTCTGAAAGCGCAAGGCCGAGCTTCTGGGCAATCAGGATGAAGCTGACGCGGCGAATATCCGATCGCATGAAACGGCGCTGATTGCCGCTGGTTCGCAGCGCGGTCAGCAAGCCCTTCTCCTCGTAGAACCGGATCGCTGAGACGGCGACGCCCGTGCGCTCCGCCAATTGCCCAATCGTGATGAAGCGGTGTTCGGTCATCTGGTCCCAGCCCCTTTTTCCCCAGACTTGCCCCCAAAGGCTTGACCTCAACTTAGCTTGAGGTCGCAGAAGGGGCAACAGCGCGATTCGGAAACGTGTCAGCCCGGCACAAGGCCATCCGGCCAATGAGCGCGCCAAAGAGACAGGATTGCAGGAGAATGAATATGCACCATGGACGAATCGAACATGTAAACCTCACCGTTACCGATCCGGATCGGTCGGCCGCCTTTTTCTCAGCCCTGTTTGGCTGGCACGAGCGCTGGCGCGGCGAGGCCATGAATGGCGGCGAAACGATCCATATGGGCGAGGAATATTCCTATCTCGCGCTCTACACGGACCGGGGCAACCATGCCGGGCAAGAGAAAGGCCGCCCGCTCAACCATGTCGGCCTGCTGGTGGACGATCTGGAAGAGGCGGAACGCATCGTGATTGCCCATGGGCTGGAACCGTTCGGGCATGACGATTACGATCCAGGCCGCCGGTTCTATTTCTTGGACTGGGATGGGATCGAGTTCGAGATCGTCAATTACGGCTGAGCCGCTAGATCTGGTCAGCGCGCGCCGTGAGATCGCAAAGCGTCAGATCGCGGTCGTAGAAGCCCAGTTCCGTGCGCCTTGTCTGCCATTCGCGCATATGGCCGGTCTGGAAATGGGCCGCCAAAGCTTCCCGGTCATCCCACATTTCCATGACCCGAAACAGACCCGGTTCTGCCACGTCCTCTGCATAGGAGTAGGCGTGGCAGCCCGGTTCGGCCCGTGATGCCTCGATCACCCGCCGCATCGGCTCCCTCGCCGCCTCGACCATATCCACCGGAAACGGAAATGGCCGATGACCGCGATCATCAGAAGCTCTCTTCGTAAACCCGCGAGATGTCCCCGCCCCATTCGCCGTGATATTTGTCCAGCAGACGCTGTGCGGGCACTTTTCCGCTCTCGACGATTTCCTGCAGCGGGGCGATGAAGCCTGCCTCGCTCGCGCCGCTGCCGTCATATTCGGCGCGGGCATTCAGGCCGCCGCGGGCTATTTCCAGCACGTCACGCGCCAGATCGCGCAAAGTCCCGCCACCGGGTACGGAGGCGTCGAGCGCTTCCTTGGGCACCGCATTGCGCAGTGCCTCCCGCTCTTCCATCGTCCAGTTCTTCACGAGGTTCCACGCCGCATCCAGCGCAGCATCGTCATACAGCAAGCCGACCCACAAAGCCGGCAGCGCGCAGATGCGGCCCCAGGGCCCGCCATCGGCGCCGCGCATTTCGAGGAAGCTCTTCAGCCGCACTTCGGGGAAGGCGGTGGACAGATGATCCCACCAGTCGCTGGCGGTGGGCAGTTCACCCGGAAGCGCCGGCAGTTTTCCTTCCAGGAAATCGCGGAAGCTCTGGCCCGCAGCATCGATATATTTGCCTTCCCGCACCACAAAATACATCGGCACATCAAGCATATATTCGACATAGCGTTCATAGCCGAAGCCTTCATCGAAGACGAAGGGCAACATGCCGGTGCGATGCGGATCGGTGTCCGACCAGATATGGCTGCGATAGGAAAGGAAGCCGTTGGGCTTGCCCTCCGTGAAAGGCGAATTGGCGAACAGGGCGGTGGCCAGCGGCTGTAATGCCAGGCCGGTGCGGAACTTCTTCGCCATGTCCGCTTCGGATGAATAATCGAGATTCACCTGGATCGTGCAGGTGCGCAGCATCATGTCGAGGCCGAGCGTGCCAACACGCGGCATGTGCCGCATCATGATCTCGTACCGGCCCTTGGGCATGACCGGCAGTTCTTCGCGCGTCTTGTCCGGCCACATGCCCAGACCGAGGAAACCGACGCCGCATTTTTCGCCAATCGCCTTCACCTGTTGCAGGTGGCGCCCGGTTTCGTTGCAGGTCTGGTGGAGATTTTGCAGCGGCGCGCCGGACAGTTCCAACTGGCCTGCCGGTTCGAGGCTGACGGTGCCGTCATCCCCGCTCATGGCGATGACCTTG
Proteins encoded in this window:
- a CDS encoding VOC family protein encodes the protein MHHGRIEHVNLTVTDPDRSAAFFSALFGWHERWRGEAMNGGETIHMGEEYSYLALYTDRGNHAGQEKGRPLNHVGLLVDDLEEAERIVIAHGLEPFGHDDYDPGRRFYFLDWDGIEFEIVNYG
- a CDS encoding putative quinol monooxygenase → MRRVIEASRAEPGCHAYSYAEDVAEPGLFRVMEMWDDREALAAHFQTGHMREWQTRRTELGFYDRDLTLCDLTARADQI
- a CDS encoding glutamate--cysteine ligase translates to MSTRNASAGEEPPIERFEQLVAPMQAGEKPRSAWRIGTEHEKLVYKRDDKRAPSYDEAGGIRDILLQLQEFGWKPIEENGKVIAMSGDDGTVSLEPAGQLELSGAPLQNLHQTCNETGRHLQQVKAIGEKCGVGFLGLGMWPDKTREELPVMPKGRYEIMMRHMPRVGTLGLDMMLRTCTIQVNLDYSSEADMAKKFRTGLALQPLATALFANSPFTEGKPNGFLSYRSHIWSDTDPHRTGMLPFVFDEGFGYERYVEYMLDVPMYFVVREGKYIDAAGQSFRDFLEGKLPALPGELPTASDWWDHLSTAFPEVRLKSFLEMRGADGGPWGRICALPALWVGLLYDDAALDAAWNLVKNWTMEEREALRNAVPKEALDASVPGGGTLRDLARDVLEIARGGLNARAEYDGSGASEAGFIAPLQEIVESGKVPAQRLLDKYHGEWGGDISRVYEESF
- the soxR gene encoding redox-sensitive transcriptional activator SoxR, giving the protein MTEHRFITIGQLAERTGVAVSAIRFYEEKGLLTALRTSGNQRRFMRSDIRRVSFILIAQKLGLALSEIEEQLATLPQGRAPTLTDWQVISRGMRSAIDERINLLTRTRNQLDQCIGCGCLSLQKCQLYNKDDRLGAKGPGPRAVLD